The genomic window GGCACTAAGACACAAAGTTTTTTTGCCACGAATTACTCTAATTTCTCGAATTATTTTTCTCTCGCAGATTTAGCAGATTACTTTTATTTTAACAGTTTAAAATCTGTTTGATCTGCTAAATCTGCGAGAGAAAAAAAATCATTTTAATCCTTCTAATCTGTGGCAAAAGAAAAAGGCACAAAGAATAAAATCTTTGTGCCTTTGTTGCTATGAACCTCCAGAATTAAAACTGGAAGTATATAAATGGCTGCGAACCGGCAACTGCTGTTGCATAAACAATCCAGTAAACAAATCCCAAGATTATTGCTTTTACTAATAATGGAGTTTTGTCGAAAACCGATTTCATTCCGTTAGTGAAAGTTTCTGGCAAGAAATGCCAAACATAACCGAACAGCATTAATCCGAATACATTTTTATATCCAAGAACAATTGTTTTCCAAAGTTCTGGTTCGAATGTTAATTGTCCGATATTATTAATTACTTGTAATGCCGTTTCAAAATCTCTTGCGCGGAAAAATATCCAACAGAAAACCACAAAATGAAAAGTAATTAAGATTGAGAAAAATCTCCACAAGAAATTTGGGCTTTTACCTTTCTTCGACGGAAAGAATTCCATGAATATTTTATGAACTGCCAAAGCTAATCCGTGTAATGCTCCCCAAACAATAAACTGTGCTCCTGCTCCATGCCACAAACCTCCTAAAAGCATTGTAGTAAACAAATTGAAATTGGTTACTAAAGTCTGTTTGATTTTGCTTGAAAGTAAAAACGACAAAGCAAAAATTAAAATACTGATTCCTGCAATAATAAGCGGAATTATACTTTCATTATAACAAGACATTCCCCAAAGCAACAATCCGAAAAAAAATAAACTTGGGAATAAATATCCTGCGAAAGATCCATTACGGTTTCCTCCAATAGAAATGTATAAAAAGTCTTTTAACCAAGTCGAAAGCGAAATATGCCATCTTCTCCAGAAATCGGTAATCGAAGTTGACTTATACGGAGTTCTAAAGTTGACTGGCAATTTAAATCCGAGTAATAACGCTATACCAATTGCCATATCTGAGTATCCAGAGAAATCACAGTAAATCTGAATCGCATATCCGTACGAAGCCATTAAATTTTCGAACGAAGTGTAGCTCATCGGTGTATCAAAAACACGATCGACAAAGTTTACTGAGATATAATTTGAGATTACGGTCTTCTTGATTAAACCTCCAATAATCAAAAATAAAGCATTGTTTACGTCTTGTTTTGTTAAGTTTAATTTTTGATAAATCTGAGGAAGGAAATCTTTTGCGCGAACAATTGGTCCTGCAACTAATTGAGGAAAGAATGATACG from Flavobacterium sp. KACC 22763 includes these protein-coding regions:
- a CDS encoding MBOAT family O-acyltransferase; the protein is MTTIDSINNWFIQNFGAITIEQVKSWFVYNEDEKLLFNTGLFLGLFLVFYFVYGFLRKTFYLRLTYVILFSLFFYYKSSGIYFLLLLLSSVVDYGLSQIIYRESRDGVKKFYLVISVILNLALLGYFKYMNFLIVTYNDMFHGNFALHNVFLPVGISFYTFQSMSYIIEIYREEIKPTKNYIEYLFFVSFFPQLVAGPIVRAKDFLPQIYQKLNLTKQDVNNALFLIIGGLIKKTVISNYISVNFVDRVFDTPMSYTSFENLMASYGYAIQIYCDFSGYSDMAIGIALLLGFKLPVNFRTPYKSTSITDFWRRWHISLSTWLKDFLYISIGGNRNGSFAGYLFPSLFFFGLLLWGMSCYNESIIPLIIAGISILIFALSFLLSSKIKQTLVTNFNLFTTMLLGGLWHGAGAQFIVWGALHGLALAVHKIFMEFFPSKKGKSPNFLWRFFSILITFHFVVFCWIFFRARDFETALQVINNIGQLTFEPELWKTIVLGYKNVFGLMLFGYVWHFLPETFTNGMKSVFDKTPLLVKAIILGFVYWIVYATAVAGSQPFIYFQF